Below is a window of Lodderomyces elongisporus chromosome 3, complete sequence DNA.
AAACCCgattgtcttttttttccttttattatttgtttgtctttAATTGGCAATAATGCTATGAACAGGGAAGATCATGAAGTTCACCACGACTTTAAACTGCcgtcttctttttttcttttctattcttttcttttcttttcttgtacGTGCCACTTTtgaattttcttttcgttttgAATTTGCTTTTCTCTCTATTCCGTTTTACCATTAATTTGGTCACTTGAATTTATAGGTGAAACTCGTCATGTATATACTCGTTGTTGATCTTTATAGAATTTGGAGCAAATGGcatttttgttgaataaaagaaaacatttTTTGGTCCAATTTATATTCAAATGTAACATAGTCTTCGGTTCATTACTCTTCcattcatcatcaaacGTTCActatctttcttcttcaaacaagaattttttcaaactcatcCATGTTCTCCAACTCATCCTGCTGGCTCACTCTTTTCAAAACCTCTTTCTTTGAACTTTCTTGAATATGTCCATCGATCAATAGTTCATCAAGCACGTGGTACGCCTTATCGAACCCGAATATAATGTCCAATTCACAAACGTTGCCATATATCTTATCCATCTGTTCAACAAATCGATGTATAATTTCTAGCCCGAGCAACTCgttatcatcattatctACACCAATGACAAAGAATAACGAGGCATATCGACGATAAATGACCTTTGAGTCTCTATATTCCAATACGTTGCACATTTTGGCTCTTCTCGAGAGTATAATGGTAGATAACTCCCTCATAATCTTggtcttttgtttctgcgGCATGGTTTCGTACCATTTGGATAATCTTGTTTTGCCTTGTCTTGATAtgagaaagaggaaacgAATACCCATGCtgtaatatatatatatatatatatatatatgtttttaACTAGTaggagaaacaaaaagcagCTATTGATGCAATAGTTTATAATGGAGTTTGGTGAAGGTGATATTTGATGTTGTTCAACACTGTAAACCGATgctattttttcttctgctttttttttaaaaacaaaagaaattgtttttgttgaattGAATGATTCGTTTGATTTTAATGtcgctgttgttgctgctgttgttgttgttgttgttgttgttgttgttgttttcttgttgttgttccgTTTTCAAGAATGAACCCAACCGCGACTTTGCAGTTTCATTTCGACGCTGTGCCGCTCATTCCCCTTCCACTACTACCTCATGTTCATTATCAACAGAAAAAATATATGTTCTGTTATGAACCCAGAACATGGCTATCGTTTGTTCCAGATTAGTAGTTTCCCTAtgtttttctattcttatTCATTAATTCTATATTTACAACATCAAATTGCAATAAAGTAAATGATTCGGATACAACTAATGTAAAGATAAAGAgtccaaaaaaacaaaaaaaattaaaagattgttacaaattacaaaacaagtagaaattataaagaaaactaatagaaaagaaagtaaataaaTCAAATGAAGGAATAGTTTCAAATGTCTAGACGAAACTactttattcattttttttttcactaaCTATTTAAAAAGCTCATAATGAAATTGATACAACTGAATCTTGCATCCCACGTGACATCTTTTTCCTGATCACAAACACATCTATTTTTGACGTAGATTTCTGAGTCCAATGGACATTGAGTATAGGGTGGATGGTAATAACCAACTTCGTCAAACCAATGAAGATCTTGCTTGTCAAGAGTCAACATCATTCCAATAGTGTGCACAGGAGCGTCTCCCCATCTTTCATAGAAGAACCCTCCAAGCCTATCCAAATACTGGAAAAATTTGTCATACTCTGGGTTATCAAAAGCATCTACGCGAGCAATTTCAAAGTTGGACCAGAAATGACACAAGTTGTAATACCCATCGTCATTCATCAACATGGGTAAAAGCTTGGGTTTCAACTTATTGTCATTGATGTAGCTTACAACATGTGTCCATAAAGTTGGTATTGTTTCCATGTACTCAAACAAGGAAATCACAAACCCatatttcttgttgttttgcttCATAAACCGGAAAAGATCGTTATCAATATCACAATAGAGCTTGATATCCGGCTCGATCCTCCAGTAAAACTCGTATCGTCGTACCATTTCATGTTTGTAAAAAAAGCCCGAGTAGTATCGACACATATGTCTATAAGATTCCGACCGACCATATGGTATcttgattgaaaaattcTCCCGCAAATCGGTAGCTGCTGTTATGTTTAGGTGCGATGGATATGACCACTGCTCCTTAGCAATCATCCCAAAGTTAAGCTTGCCATACTCAACGTAAGAGCTTATCAAGTATATAAACTCGTCAGAAAACGGCTCGTCATTGAGAAAAGTATAGTCGTAATGGTATTTCTTATTGAATCTATCTTCAACATTCTGTAGCACTTCCAAAACTGAAAACACATCGGAATTTCGACAAAGCATGACAAAAGTCGCATTTTCTCTATCATAAGTCTCCACTGCCTGCTTTTGGATGCTtagatttgttttttgataGTCACGGTGGTGGTTGTGAAGAAAAGATTTAAAGTCGCTATCATTGTGATAAATGTATATTTCCTCATCAAAGACATTGTTATTGGCTTTGATGCTTTTCCATGATGATATATTCAGTACCACATTGGAGTATCTTGCTATTAAAATGGCTGATACcaccaaaaaaagttttccaaTATGCATTTACTGGAAGCACCTCTTCATCTGTAGTTGTGTTTCCCGGTGGCTGAGTGAGATCTTCCAAGATGCTCTCAAAGAAGTTTTCCGATTGCTCATTTGAGGTCATTTTTGTGGTAAAAATTGAaggaaaaattgaagaattgaTTTATCAAAAATGTACTAAGAACATACTAAAAATTTACTAAGAATATACTAAGAATATACTAAGAATATACTAAGAATATACTGTCGCGGTAATTAACTTGCGATCCACTTAATCATTTCCCGAAAAACGACGATGGAAATGACATTGTTTATACGTATTCTCCAAAAAACCATAATCTGTCAATCAAgcatcttttttattttattttcatctGTCTCGTTCTTCCCCTTTATCTATTATCTTATCTGGCACGttctctccttctttttctttctatctTCAATGATGCCTCATTTTTTAACCATTCCTTAAAGGGTCATATCGGTGGAATTGGGATTTGTTGAGTATCTTTGGTTTCACATGGATTTTGTAGGAATAAATACCGCCCCCGCCCCTACATGAAATTAGCtcaaaatgaataaaaaaggaaaagatgtAAGAAAAGATGGAAgaaaagtcaaaaaaagaagggaaaAATTCCATCCATAAAATCATCTTAAAACGAGCATCTTGCTCTATTCTTTGTTAATGTTTCAGTCTTTGCAACTAGATGCACAATCACAATACTAAGctttcaacaattttatCTTATAAGAAAACTAttatattaataataatgatggtGAGAAGGTCTATGAGAGATTTAACATGAAAGATgcaaaattaaatattGACTTTTTATTAAAGAAACATATACGGTCACGTGATGACAATGCatggtaatttttttctagtctctttctctctctctctttctctctttctctctttctctctcttcctcCACGTTTTCAGCAAGGACACGGTCTTATTGTGATAGTATGTTATTGTCTTAACACCTCATCGTCTCACTGTAGTGTTATGTAATAAGCGCCTTGAGTATTGCATactatatttttcttcgtcTGCGCTTTGTCTCAtctgaagatgaaaaagaaaaacaaaaagtataATAAACCGCTTAGTGTGTTTGGAAAATATGAGTGTAAGGGCGGGAAAACTGTGACCAAAGCAAAACAGTATTAAAAATTTGTGAAGCTAGTAGTGGCGCTGGGAAGAGATTGGAGAATAGGAAGTAAAGGGGGATAGGAGAcggaaagagagagagagagaggggggGGCACGAGGtcacttttttgtttggaaCGCAATTCTAGTTTCCAATCAGATAGCACATTCAATTGCTGTGTACCCGTGGGCATGCCATACTTTTATTTGCTTGCATTTAATCTTTTGACATGAACTTCAATAGTAGTAAGCAGACTAGATTTCTAGTTCACTTATTACTGCTTCAAGGAttaaagccaaaaaaaaggcaaaaaataaaaaactataTATAGTAGATTGTATCGGTTCCCTCAAATTATCCTGAATCTCCGAGATTGTATTTCACTTTTTAaatagattttttttttttactcccattttggtttgtatttccaattttttgttttttacatagaaaaagaagagtcTCTGTTAGGCTTATACGGGGAACTACTATCGGAGTGCTTAATACTCAGATTGAAGTTTATACAACTTCTGCAATTCAACATTGGCCGCCATTATCCTTTATTGACACTTAATTTTGTTGTACCATTAACAATCTGATTCTAATTTCTCGTCTAAACATACGAGAACCAACAAGGTGCGTGCAAAgttattcaaaaaaaaatttactcCATTATAGGTATAATAGTTTGCAACCTTCGATACACtagacaaaagaaaaagcttGTTGTCGGGATATACAGTGGTTAATTGTTGAGGAAAGGAGCTAGACACTTACTGTAAATAAGTTCAAGTCTTGAATTGTCCCAAGTGGGGTgtgaaaagagagaaaaaaataaaagcgAGATTTGTATccacaacatcaacagctACCCATCTGCTACTACAGCttttactactactactactattattattattactttgTGCTGCTGCTCCcctccttctcttcttcatatACACAAAggtaatttttctttttctcctctttgaaa
It encodes the following:
- the MNT3 gene encoding alpha-1,3-mannosyltransferase mnt3: MTSNEQSENFFESILEDLTQPPGNTTTDEEVLPVNAYWKTFFGARYSNVVSNISSWKSIKANNNVFDEEIYIYHNDSDFKSFLHNHHRDYQKTNLSIQKQAVETYDRENATFVMLCRNSDVFSVLEVLQNVEDRFNKKYHYDYTFLNDEPFSDEFIYLISSYVEYGKLNFGMIAKEQWSYPSHLNITAATDLRENFSIKIPYGRSESYRHMCRYYSGFFYKHEMVRRYEFYWRIEPDIKLYCDIDNDLFRFMKQNNKKYGFVISLFEYMETIPTLWTHVVSYINDNKLKPKLLPMLMNDDGYYNLCHFWSNFEIARVDAFDNPEYDKFFQYLDRLGGFFYERWGDAPVHTIGMMLTLDKQDLHWFDEVGYYHPPYTQCPLDSEIYVKNRCVCDQEKDVTWDARFSCINFIMSFLNS